Proteins encoded together in one Candidatus Dadabacteria bacterium window:
- a CDS encoding cytochrome c3 family protein, giving the protein MKRDTHRLLRIAMTVLLVTAGFYLYAETAESSDKGPAQPVLFSHKIHAGDNQIQCQTCHSYTEVSPHPGIPSVQKCMGCHSYVAGRDVEYTTQGGQTINIREEINKVKGYWRRQEPIPWVRVTGMYGTTSAGMPEFVRFNHKRHIKRGFECSTCHGEVEKMDVVHKAKDLTMGFCISCHEENADNEQHKTELKDCLTCHY; this is encoded by the coding sequence ATGAAGAGAGATACACACAGACTCCTGCGTATCGCTATGACCGTTTTACTTGTGACGGCGGGTTTTTACCTTTATGCGGAAACTGCCGAGAGTAGCGACAAGGGCCCCGCGCAACCGGTTCTTTTCAGCCATAAAATACACGCTGGTGACAACCAGATACAATGTCAGACCTGCCACAGCTACACGGAAGTTTCTCCCCATCCCGGTATCCCCTCGGTGCAGAAGTGCATGGGATGTCATTCCTATGTTGCCGGAAGGGACGTTGAGTACACAACGCAGGGAGGGCAGACGATCAACATAAGAGAGGAGATAAACAAGGTAAAGGGTTACTGGCGCAGGCAGGAACCGATACCGTGGGTAAGGGTTACCGGAATGTACGGCACGACCTCCGCGGGAATGCCGGAGTTTGTGCGTTTTAACCATAAAAGGCACATAAAGCGCGGATTTGAGTGCAGCACCTGTCACGGGGAAGTTGAGAAGATGGACGTGGTGCACAAGGCAAAGGACCTGACGATGGGGTTCTGCATATCGTGTCATGAGGAAAACGCCGACAACGAGCAGCACAAAACCGAACTTAAGGATTGTCTGACCTGCCATTACTAG
- a CDS encoding peroxiredoxin — translation MGENLEVGSQAPDFEAETYGAEKVRLSDFYSKGTVALYFYPRDNTPGCTKEACSLRDAEEELISLGVQVLGVSTDGVKSHENFRNKFSLNFPLLSDKSREIVDLYGIKSKFDTARRVTFLIEKGGRIVHIWKKVKTSSHAEEVTEKVRELGL, via the coding sequence ATGGGAGAAAATCTTGAGGTAGGGAGCCAGGCCCCTGATTTTGAAGCCGAAACCTATGGGGCGGAGAAGGTAAGACTGAGCGACTTCTATTCGAAAGGGACCGTAGCTCTTTACTTCTATCCCAGAGACAACACTCCGGGCTGTACCAAGGAGGCCTGCTCGCTTCGCGATGCGGAGGAGGAACTTATATCTCTTGGAGTGCAGGTCCTGGGAGTAAGCACAGACGGGGTCAAGTCCCATGAGAACTTCAGAAACAAGTTTTCACTCAACTTCCCGCTGCTGAGCGATAAAAGCAGGGAGATAGTGGATCTGTACGGGATAAAAAGCAAGTTCGATACCGCCCGCAGGGTCACTTTCCTCATAGAAAAAGGTGGCAGGATAGTCCATATCTGGAAAAAGGTAAAGACCTCGTCTCACGCTGAAGAGGTAACCGAGAAGGTAAGAGAACTGGGTTTGTAG
- the bioD gene encoding dethiobiotin synthase codes for MKDLPKAVFITGTDTGVGKTAVTAALAALLREKGLVTGVIKPFQTGTDLEGLSDAEFIYAFLGRDCVLSEVSPCRLKVPLSPYRAAAIEGADIPLRDIIEHTRDYISRNDVTLVEGAGGLCVPVTGSYMMADLAVDLDAPMVIVVRPGLGTLNHTALSLEYARQRGARVLGVVINGFPEPADVASATNPAVLRDVFSVDILGVLPHLPGLDVEGGSFSGLKGIGESCFSPLFGGKFSANAFLSELSEKTRR; via the coding sequence ATGAAGGATCTTCCCAAAGCCGTTTTCATAACCGGTACCGACACGGGAGTGGGGAAAACCGCGGTCACCGCGGCGCTTGCGGCTCTTCTCCGGGAAAAAGGTCTTGTGACCGGAGTAATAAAGCCGTTTCAAACTGGAACGGATCTCGAAGGCCTGAGCGACGCCGAGTTCATCTACGCATTCCTGGGAAGGGACTGCGTGCTCTCGGAGGTTTCTCCCTGCCGCCTGAAAGTTCCTCTTTCTCCCTATCGAGCTGCCGCAATTGAAGGGGCTGATATTCCTCTTCGGGACATAATAGAACATACTCGGGATTATATATCCCGAAACGACGTAACCCTCGTTGAAGGCGCGGGAGGTCTCTGCGTACCCGTTACCGGGAGCTACATGATGGCTGACCTCGCCGTTGATCTCGATGCCCCGATGGTTATAGTCGTTCGTCCGGGGCTCGGCACCCTTAACCATACCGCTCTTTCTCTTGAGTACGCCAGGCAAAGGGGCGCACGTGTGCTCGGGGTGGTGATAAACGGGTTTCCGGAACCTGCGGACGTGGCTTCAGCGACCAACCCAGCCGTCTTGAGGGATGTTTTCTCGGTGGACATACTCGGGGTTCTGCCCCATTTGCCGGGGCTTGACGTAGAAGGCGGCTCCTTTTCGGGACTCAAGGGTATTGGGGAGAGCTGTTTTTCCCCGCTTTTCGGTGGAAAATTCTCAGCGAATGCCTTTTTGAGCGAGCTTTCGGAGAAAACACGGCGGTGA
- a CDS encoding iron-sulfur cluster assembly protein, which translates to MSETTEKFEVTEDDVMEVLGDIYDPEIPIDIVNLGLVYRVAIEDSRVNIDMTMTSPGCPAATQIVAEAKYLVEELDGVSEVSIEIVWDPPWDPGKMSEAAKESLGMF; encoded by the coding sequence ATGAGCGAGACGACTGAAAAATTCGAAGTTACCGAAGATGACGTGATGGAGGTTCTCGGCGACATATACGATCCCGAGATACCGATAGATATAGTCAATCTGGGGCTTGTTTACCGGGTTGCCATAGAAGATTCCCGGGTGAATATCGATATGACCATGACGTCTCCCGGATGTCCCGCCGCAACGCAGATAGTTGCCGAGGCCAAGTACCTTGTCGAGGAGCTTGACGGGGTCTCCGAGGTAAGCATCGAGATCGTGTGGGATCCTCCCTGGGATCCGGGAAAGATGAGCGAAGCGGCAAAGGAAAGCCTGGGGATGTTCTGA